In the Gossypium raimondii isolate GPD5lz chromosome 9, ASM2569854v1, whole genome shotgun sequence genome, one interval contains:
- the LOC105798283 gene encoding paired amphipathic helix protein Sin3-like 2 isoform X3, which yields MKRIRDDIYSGSQFKRPFTSSRAESYGQNQMPGGGGGTGGGEGGGGGAGGGGSMSQKLTTNDALTYLKEVKEMFQDQKEKYDMFLEVMKDFKAQRTDTAGVIARVKELFKGHNNLIYGFNTFLPKGYGITLDEDEAPPKKTVEFDEAISFVNKIKKRFQNDEHVYKSFLDILNMYRKEHKDINEVYTEVASLFEDHPDLLDEFTRFLPDSQAAPMTQQVPYGRNSTQHYNERSSATPTLRQIQMDKQRRRDRSITSNADRDLSVDRPELDDDKAVIKVQKEQRKRVEKDSRDQRIRDHDDPEHDNNRDFNLQRFPDKKRSGRKVEGFASYDDRDTFKSMCNQGFVFCEKVKERLCNSDDYQAFLKCLNIYSNGIIKRNDLQNLVTDLLGKYPDLMNEFNQFLERCENTDGLLAGVINKKSLTVVGHAPKSEEKREIEAAKEKERYKYMGKSIQELDLSNCQSCTPSYRLLPDDYPIPIASQRSELGALVLNDNWVSVTSGSEDYSFKHMRRNQYEESLFRCEDDRFELDMLLESVSSTAKRAEDLLNSINENKINLDSPFHVEEHFTVLNLRCIERLYGDHGLDVMEILRKNPALALPVILTRLKQKQEEWTKCRLDFNKVWAEIYSKNHYKSLDHRSFYFKQQDSKNLSVKSLVAEIKELKEKNQKEDDVLMASVAGHRQPPAPHLEYEYVDVNIHEDLYKLIEYSCEEMCSTKEQLNRVMRLWTTFLEPMLGVPPQRNGRKGTEGAGKAQNSAVNGTASSIAESDGSPGADATVNSGQPKAASNGDGNSSSELTNSCRNGLTNRETLAKDEHSVRVSRVDSKPEKEIKFTADKRPGINMVAIGIKAENNQGRSNVEGTSGPGAAASRPTSITAGEAHESEANVDPVHSSEGVTVAKHPLIVNGTPTDGSNASRYHEESTGPSKVEKEEGELSPNGDFEEDNFVAYGDAGPKVVPKAKHGVESRQQRSGNGKDLHSVDAGGENDADADDEDSENASEAGDDASGSESAGDECSHEEEEEVERDEVDGKAESEGEAEGIADAHVGGDGTSLSFSERFLFTVKALSKHVPPALPEDEKYNSWVFYANDDFYVLFRLHQILYERILSAKTNLAGGEIKWKHLKDTSSSDLYARFMSALYSLLNGSTDNTKFEDECRAIIGNQSYVLFTLDKLIYKLVKQLQAVAANEMDNKLLQLYEYEKSRKHWKTMDSVYYENARVLLHEENIYRLKCSSLPSRLSIQLMDNVIEKPEAFAVSMEPNFSAILHNDFLSVFPGKKEPHGIILKRNKKYSNPMLLGLGCEC from the exons ATGAAGCGAATAAGAGATGATATATATTCTGGTTCTCAATTTAAACGCCCATTTACTTCTTCAAGGGCTGAATC CTATGGGCAAAACCAAATGCCTGGTGGAGGTGGCGGTACAGGTGGAGGGGAAGGGGGAGGAGGAGGAGCTGGAGGAGGGGGAAGTATGTCGCAGAAACTGACTACAAACGATGCCTTAACATATTTAAAGGAAGTCAAGGAGATGTTTCAGGATCAAAAAGAGAAGTACGACATGTTCCTTGAAGTCATGAAGGATTTCAAGGCTCAAAG GACTGACACTGCTGGTGTCATTGCCCGAGTGAAAGAGTTATTCAAAGGGCATAACAACTTGATTTATGGATTTAATACCTTTTTGCCAAAGGGATATGGAATTACCCTTGACGAGGATGAGGCTCCTCCAAAAAAGACTGTTGAATTTGATGAAGCAATCAGTTTTGTAAACAAAATAAAG AAACGTTTCCAAAATGATGAGCATGTTTATAAATCATTTCTGGATATTTTGAATATGTACCGGAAGGAGCACAAGGACATAAATGAGGTCTATACTGAG GTTGCTTCTCTTTTTGAGGACCATCCAGATCTTCTTGATGAGTTCACAAGATTTTTGCCAGATTCTCAAGCAGCACCTATGACCCAACAAGTTCCATATGGTCGAAACTCAACTCAGCATTATAACGAGCGAAGCTCTGCTACACCCACCTTGCGGCAAATACAAATGGATAAG caACGTCGGAGGGATAGGAGTATTACTTCCAATGCTGATAGGGATCTCAGTGTTGACCGTCCTGAACTGGACGATGACAAAGCTGTTATAAAAGTGCAAAAGGAGCAGAGAAAGCGCGTGGAAAAGGACAGTAGGGATCAGAGAATTCGTGATCACGATGATCCTGAGCATGACAACAATAGGGATTTTAACTTGCAACGTTTTCCTGACAAAAAGAGATCCGGAAGGAAGGTTGAAGGATTTGCTTCTTATGATGACAGGGATACTTTCAAAA GCATGTGCAACCAAGGGTTTGTATTCTGCGAGAAAGTTAAGGAGAGGCTATGCAACTCAGATGACTACCAGGCGTTCTTAAAGTGCCTTAATATTTATAGCAACggaataatcaaaagaaatgaTTTGcaaaatttg GTGACTGATTTACTTGGCAAGTATCCAGATCTTATGAATGAATTCAATCAGTTCTTGGAGCGTTGCGAGAATACGG ATGGGCTTCTTGCTGGTGTTATTAATAAAA AATCTCTTACAGTTGTTGGACATGCACCCAAGTCAGAGGAAAAACGTGAAATTGAGGCGGCTAAGGAAAAGGAGAGATATAAGTATATGGGAAAATCAATACAGGAGCTTGACCTTTCTAACTGCCAAAGTTGTACTCCAAGCTATCGGCTTCTGCCTGATGAT TACCCAATACCTATCGCAAGTCAGAGATCTGAGCTCGGCGCTCTAGTGCTGAATGATAATTGGGTATCTGTGACTTCAGGAAGTGAGGATTATTCTTTTAAGCACATGCGCCGAAATCAATATGAAGAGAGCTTGTTCAGATGTGAGGATGATAG GTTTGAGCTGGATATGTTGTTAGAATCCGTGAGCTCAACAGCCAAGCGTGCCGAGGACTTGCTAAATAgcattaatgaaaataaaataaatttggattCTCCGTTCCATGTTGAAGAACACTTCACTG TTCTAAATTTAAGGTGCATTGAGCGTTTATATGGTGACCATGGTCTTGATGTGATGGAAATATTACGTAAAAATCCTGCTCTTGCATTACCCGTCATTTTAACTCGCCTGAAGCAGAAGCAAGAAGAGTGGACGAAGTGCCGTTTAGACTTCAACAAGGTTTGGGCTGAAATTTATTCGAAAAACCATTACAAATCGCTTGATCACCGCAGCTTCTATTTCAAGCAGCAGGATTCAAAGAACTTGAGTGTGAAAT CTTTAGTGGCTGAAATCAAGGAGTTGAAAGAGAAGAACCAGAAAGAGGACGATGTTCTTATGGCTAGCGTTGCTGGTCACCGACAACCCCCCGCTCCACACCTTGAATATGAATATGTGGATGTCAACATTCATGAGGACCTATATAAACTTATAGAATATTCATGTGAAGAGATGTGCTCAACGAAAGAACAGTTAAATCGAGTAATGAGGCTGTGGACCACTTTCTTGGAACCAATGTTGGGTGTGCCTCCTCAACGTAATGGCAGAAAGGGCACTGAAGGTGCTGGTAAAGCGCAGAATTCTGCTGTAAATGGCACTGCATCAAGCATTGCTGAAAGTGATGGGAGCCCTGGAGCTGATGCTACTGTAAATTCAGGGCAACCAAAGGCTGCTAGTAATGGAGATGGGAACAGTTCTTCCGAACTAACAAATTCTTGCAGAAATGGGTTGACAAACAGGGAAACTTTAGCGAAAGATGAACACTCAGTTCGTGTCTCCAGAGTTGATTCGAAGCCAGAGAAAGAGATTAAATTTACAGCTGATAAAAGGCCTGGAATTAACATGGTTGCTATTGGAATCAAAGCAGAAAATAATCAGGGCCGAAGCAATGTTGAAGGGACATCAG GTCCCGGTGCAGCTGCATCTAGACCTACTAGCATTACTGCTGGTGAGGCTCATGAATCTGAAGCTAATGTTGATCCTGTACATTCATCGGAG GGTGTCACTGTAGCAAAACATCCTTTAATAGTAAATGGAACGCCTACAGATGGCTCTAATGCTAGCAGATATCACGAAGAATCCACTGGTCCCTCCAAAGTCGAAAAAGAAGAAGGTGAATTATCACCTAATGGTGATTTTGAGGAGGATAATTTTGTTGCCTATGGTGATGCTGGTCCAAAGGTAGTGCCGAAGGCAAAGCATGGTGTTGAAAGCAGACAACAGCGATCTGGAAATGGGAAAGATTTGCATTCCGTGGATGCTGGTGGAGAAAATGATGCGGATGCTGATGATGAGGATAGTGAAAATGCCTCGGAGGCTGGTGATGATGCATCGGGCAGCGAGTCTGCAGGTGATGAATGCTCCCATGAAGAGGAGGAAGAGGTCGAACGTGATGAAGTTGATGGTAAGGCTGAGAGTGAAGGTGAAGCCGAAGGAATTGCTGATGCACATGTGGGAGGAGATGGGACCTCCTTGTCATTCTCGGAACGTTTTCTTTTTACAGTGAAGGCTCTTTCAAAGCACGTACCACCAGCTTTACCTGAAGATGAGAAATACAATTCTTGGGTTTTTTATGCAAATGACGATTTCTATGTTCTTTTCAGACTTCATCAA ATCCTGTACGAAAGAATACTTTCGGCAAAAACAAATTTAGCCGGTGgtgaaataaaatggaaacaTTTGAAAGACACTAGTTCTTCAGATTTATATGCCAG ATTTATGAGTGCATTGTACAGTCTGCTCAATGGATCGACCGATAATACGAAGTTTGAGGATGAATGCCGAGCTATAATAGGAAACCAGTCATATGTGTTATTCACATTGGACAAGTTGATATATAAATTGGTTAAACAG CTTCAAGCTGTTGCAGCGAATGAGATGGATAATAAGCTTCTTCAATTGTATGAATATGAAAAATCCCGGAAACATTGGAAGACAATGGATTCAGTTTATTACGAGAATGCACGTGTCCTCCTCCATGAGGAGAATATATATAGACTGAAATGC TCATCTTTGCCATCTCGTTTGTCTATTCAGCTGATGGACAATGTCATTGAAAAGCCCGAAGCATTTGCTGTTTCCATGGAACCTAATTTTTCAGCCATTTTGCACAATGACTTTCTGTCAGTCTTTCCCGGAAAGAAGGAACCACATGGCATCATACTAAAGAG AAACAAGAAGTATTCAAATCCTATGTTACTTGGACTTGGGTGTGAGTGTTAG